In the Arachis hypogaea cultivar Tifrunner chromosome 20, arahy.Tifrunner.gnm2.J5K5, whole genome shotgun sequence genome, TGGAAGTCCTTAACAATtgcttggatgagaatcaaggaagaggagttagtggataagtttgtggatcttaagcTAGATATTGGTGAAGTTGCCAGAAGAGTTTGTTTGAACCAGTTATAGATCTCAAGCACGTTTAAATCAGAGATACAaagggctcagcaagatgagcaaAAGCTTCAGCAATTATTTCAACCTGTTGGTAAAGAGAGGCGAGGAGAATTCACTAAGGATGGTGAAAGGTTGTGGAGATATAAGGGGAGAATTTATATACCAGATGTTGGGAGTTTGAGGCAAGATTTGTTGTCGGAAGCTCATAACAGTGGGTTTTCCATTCATCCAGGAAGTACGAAGATGTACTatgacttaaagaagatgttctggtggcctgggatgaaaggtgatgtagcTACAGTTGTGTCTAAGTGCCTGACGTGTTAGAAGGTGAAGATAGAGCATTAGAAACCGTCGAGAATGCTATAGCCAtttgagattcctcagtggaagtgggaaaGAATTGCGATGGACTTTGTGACCAGTTTACTGAggactaggtcgggatttgatgcggtttgggtgatcgtggatcgcttaaccaaatccactcattttctgcctatccaaGTAAACTATACTATGGAGGAGTTGGCGAGATTGTACATCAAGGAGATAGTGAGATTGCACGGTGTGCCATCAAGCATAGTGTCGgaccgtgatccccgattcacatcaaggttttggggagctttccaaaaAGCTTTCGGTACGAAGCTATGTCTCAGTACCACATATCGTCCACAAACGGATGGACAGTCGGAAAGGACTATTCAGACGTTGGAAGATATGTTGAGGGCGTGTGTCTTGGATCAACCCGAAAGTTAGGACCattacatgccattggtggagtttgtgTACAATAACAGTTTTCATGtgagcattgggatggctccgtatgaggccctGTATGGACGGAAATGCCaatctccactttgttggtatgtgtaacaccctcactatcagaagtcacgcttccggatgcgctactctgatagcaagaagtattacgattattttacatactaaatactagAATAGGAGCTTGTGACTCGATACTGtctcgctgatttctttgaaaactggaaataaatactttattttaagaaaaatacaagcaggcatagattcatatacaagactccttacataataactcaatATAATATAcgtataaaacatacaattcctatccctcttacaaacttgtaataaaaaaagacgaggggagaaaataatctaattaatacaacaacatataaaccaaacgtagtgtaactcttcttaatgcttcttcatctggttcctgaaaaggtataGCTGTAGGggatgagaacctaaccacatggtctcaccacagagtttcaaagttgtcataagaagatattcaataagaaaactgttttcaaattcagtgactatcattgccttatgaatccttTTAAAATCCAACAgctaatcgttcaaaaccttttcaaagaaacaatgtttaatattTTCAGAAATCCAAAGTCTTTCTTTTCTCATAAGCAAATTTCAATCAGAAactaaccacgcaatcaaacaacacaatcattaattcagcacccaAGTCCATTCTCAAATGTaacacgccaggacaaacacaggcaagacagacaaggaaagcacaagtaggaagcagttacagcaaatagttcaagtagcatttaagaacagtttagcaattaggcaaaccaaaataagttcaaacccaagcaaagcatacaaatgcatatgatgcatgcctgtcctatggctgatgaggctcatttgtcggttatccagccaacccgacaagtctgaattgtccttagactatcCCCCgatgtgcatccccaagagtctatgcatagctttttctcaaataatcaatattgctcaatgggggtaacattcccgggaatttatatagtgcccggtcatacttatgtcgtagggtcaacagagtatcgagttttcaacctggtacacgtggtggcaagccacgacacttaatccagggaacctcgtatctcagatatttcaaattcataagccatatgaataattcaaagatcatatctcaacattctcaacatcataatcattcatcaatccaaatctcatttccaaattcattcaaaaaccatatttcagaGAAAATTCtcaatcatccttctttccattctgTTCACTAACAATTCCcaatccaaaacataactctTTCTTTGATAAATGAGGTAGTTTTAAATCATATAATACttaaacctttttaaaataaCCACTTTCAAtgaaacccctaattttataaaatttcggaagcatctcctctaaaactcagatactgccaccctttccgggtcccatccaaacatttctcaaaccatTTACaaatctcaatcactttccaaaattcaaccaattccaatatcaaattattttcaaactagaccaattccaataataaaactctttttaaagtcAAACCAGCTCaagtattaaatcatttataaagtcagaccgactcaaaatcaaaccgctctaacttcaaaccaagaaaaaccacttttcctaataatcaaataaataacttttcaaatccacttcttatcaacaaccgtacttcactcaagcaatcaagcacccaataatccagttcaacaaaccatcacatccacaagtcaaatataatcacagaaatatatctttttgcatcaatatctatttatcacaattctgtaatgtaaaatagattttaagaaaaacccaTACCTCAATTATTCGCAATCCGCATAATTAAACGCGTTGAAtccctttttttttgttaatttcagTAGCGGCAACAACTCTAATAGCTCGTTAGTACCATTAACATTGTCACCTATGATAATTCCATCAGCAAACAGGGAAGGAAGAACAGTAGTGTTAAACAGAAACATAGATTTTCCTTACTCAGAATAGAAAAAGACTAAGAAACCAAAATGGAAGCAGAGTAAGGGTTGAGGAGTTACATATTCAGAAATAGCAGAATTGGGATTGAAACTAGAAAAGGGCAGTGCTGATTTGAAGACAAGAATAGAGGAGGCTATGGTGGATCCTTCTGATGGCAGCTTGGACGGCGGCAGAGAGACTAATGGTGACCATATAACATGGCACAGATAAACTCAGCAACAACTCTCACGGTAAAGGTAAACTTAACGGATAAAGAAACTGAAGCAGGGTTAGGGCTTACCAACAGAGGATTCAGAGAGGCGGCAGTTTCCGGCAGCAGAGGTGGCGGTGGGGCAGCCGCAGCTCCGGTAACGCTCCGACGGGGTGCTTACACCGAAAGCAGAGGCAACCACCAGCCACGGCGCCAACTAGGAACAGCCTTGCGTGGCGATGCACAGTCCGACGATGGCTCGGCAGTGGCGAGGAGTGGTGACGGCATGAACGGCGATGAAGGTGGCTGTCTTCAACGATGGTAATTTCCCTCAGCGGCGGTTCAGACGAGGACGGCGACGGAGATCTCCCTCTCACACGTTGTCTCTCTTCTCAGCGACAGAGTAGCTCCCTCACTCTTGCTTTCTCTCCTTTCTCGACGGCGGTTCGGGGACAGATAGGCGGCAAGCTAGATGCGACGAGATGGCGACGCAGCGGGACACGAGCGGCGGGCTCCAGACCGGTGGTGGCAGCTCACGAGGACGACGACGACGAGGCGGCGGTGGCGGGACCCAGTGGTACCGGCGCaaccttcctcttctcttcttccccctcggttctctctttctctccgctatcccttttccctctcttttccttttctttactgCTGCTGCTGTGTCATAGGTTGAATTAGGAAAAAAAGGAAACCTGCTGCTGCTGTGTATTAGGTTAGGTTAGGAAGGAAGAAAGGACAAATGGCGGCTAATTTAGGGGAATTAGGGTTTAGGTAGAATATTGATTAAAAACTAAacttaatccaataataatatgtataaaaatactatttaattatcaatttaaaatttattttcaaataaatactccaattcaataattagagataataaaaattaatttcctttataatcttgaaataaagttAAAAACCTAATTATTTGACCTaaagcatataaaattcttattatttttcaattactaaagttttaaatcataaataaaaaattgcttaacttatatataaaatctcttaaaatataatcttaatataataaatcataaacaaatttattatttaattttgtaaaaattcAGGATCTTACAGTATGAGACTGGTGAAGTAAGTGTTTTGGGTCCTAATTTGGtagcagagactactgagaaGATTAAGAAGATTCGGGAGAGGATTCTAATGGCACAGAGTCGACAGAAAAGTTATGCAGATCAGAGAAGGAAACCATTGGAATTTGAAGAAAGAGAGCACGTATTTCTGAGAGTTACACCGACAACTGGGATCGGAAGAGCAATCTaaacaaagaagttgaatccaagGTATATAGGACCATTTGAGATTCTGAGGCGATTCAGACCGGTGGCATATCAGGTTGCTTTGCTGCCTCATTTAtctaacttgcatgacgtattccacgtgtcacaactTCGTAAGTACACGTCAGATGCGGCTCATGTGTTAGAGCCTGAGTCGGTCGAGTTGAGGGAGAACTTGACATTTCATGTAACACCAGTGAGAATTGATGACACTAGGGTGAAGAAACTGCGAGGAAAGGAAGTTTCATTAGTAAAAGTTGCGTGGAAGCGAGCAGGAGTTGAGGAGCATACTTGGGAATTGGAGTCTGAGATGCGAAATGATTACTCCGAGCTATTCTCAAGTAATCactaaattttgaggacaaaaattCTTATTTGGTAGGGAGAAGGTAAGAACCGCGACAAATTAATTGtctagttaagtaattaatatttccAAAAATAGGATCCGAAAATTTAaaatgagaatttgaggatttaaatgtgatttttgaactcagtagatttttctgagttagaaaatgtattttctacgAAAAACCAGAACCGATAGttgaaccggtcgaaccggtttaAGTCTGCCCGGTACAGTGTgagaaaaatttaaaacagtaaaaaaaccttagaaaaatattagatatgaaaaaccgggcgttaattttaaaggtttggcccgaagttgggccaaacggactaaaaacgctagcgggttggaccggacccaagttgggcccaagcccaacatatataagagtTCATTAAGTGAACCCATCAGCCATAACACTCTTACAAACACAACACACACCAGAAattgagagaagaagaagagagaagaagcacTATTCACTTCTCACTTCAATCCGCGATATCTCGAGCTACGATGCTCCGATTCGCGTGCCGTCAGTGGCTACGCGAAGCTCTCACTGAGTCCGTCACTTCTATCTAAGCCTTGTGGTAAGTTTCTCGAAATTTCCCTTCCTTTATGCTGCCCTAAGAAATTCAAGTTTAATGAGTGATGATTTTGAGAAAACCttgtgttttggttgtttaggtgctaCTCCTTAGTGAGCAAATGTTGGGTTCTAGCCCAAATTTCAGTGGATGAGGTAAGATTCTCAAGAACCCTAGTAAAATGGTTAATTGTGAGTATTAAGTTTTGATTTATATAAAATGTGTGGTTTTAgcttgaatattggagcttgttggtgagtgttgatgcttgttggagattCTTGGTGACTTGGATTGTGATTGGAAGCTCGTTTTGCCGTCAATTTGAGTTTTGgaacatattgggaatcggccaaggtatggtttcggttttctctatgtagtatataatatttctggacacttaggctagtgacccataggataggattgaattaaattggttgATGGAAATTGtggtatgatgatgtgtggtaatTTGTTGATTTGGGATCGTTGATGAATTGATGAGTTTTGGCTATTTTGAAGAATTGTGATGTAATGTTGATAAAGTGATGTTGAAGAATGAGATGGGGGTTGAATGATTTTAATTATGATGATTGATAATGATATGATGGTGATGAATGATTGTGTGGATTGAAAAATGATTTCGTATGATATATGTGATGTTGAGGTTGATGATATGGTAATGTGGATGGAAAATTTGAATGAGGGGTGAATTATGACAAAAGGGGTAGGTTTTGATGTAAAAATTGAATTTGGAAGggttttggtttgattttggttgaggaTTGTGGAAAATTGAACTttgtgaacttttggtaaaaattaaatttttggtgAACTTCTATGAATCATATCTTGAGTTACCTTGCTTGAAATTCAATgtattttatatcaaatgaagGGGATTgaacaagctttaaaatggtttaaattttgtgGAAATATGAATTTGgtagaagaagatatgattgtGGAAAGGTTGgcgtcaaaatctgaaattctgtaacattgcagaattttgtgatttctggtttgtgtacgcacgcatagccttgtgcgcacgcacatcccTGAGATTTTTCgaacctgtgcgcatgcacagacttgtgcgtacgcacacacagggGAAGGCTTGCTGTTGGCAGCGCTAGCACGCCCTGTGCGCACACAGAACCAATGGAAGGTGCGTTCTGTTGGGGACACTACCACGCCTTGTGCGAGCGAATAGAATTGAAAaatttggtacctgtgcgtacgcacacccctatgcgtacgGACACGTTTTGAAAATCTCCCTgggcatgcgcacgcacacccctgtgcatacgcacatgccctgtttttaaattaaatctttgatttcaactgtttcaccttccaaacaagcttgtaagcttctgtggcaccattttaagactcttgggcttattttTGGGTATAAAAACACGGGAAAAAtcttaattggaattaattggtAATTATTTcgaaaagttagagaacggaggcttaggtttctggtgtactgaagATGGGTTTGGTCGAGAGAGAAGGTAGAGTAATGAATTGATGattattgaaagtaaattgaGAAAGTGACGAACTATTGAGTTTGGAATGGAAATGTTGAATTgtcagtggttgagatgagtcgaggactcggaatgaaatgatggatccatgatgtgctgaaaatgttttctgaaaaccactgaattacaattttatattgagattgttgagatgctatgcgcctggcagggacggtggttaatcctgcctgtcgaggtagcggcggcggcgtaaggacggtggttaatcccacttACGTTAAGATGTGAGGTCTATGGGAAGAGTATTCCGCTCGCATCCCTTTGGATCAATAGAGTGTGTAGGCACAAAATCCTGGATGGTgttccgagcaccatatctcgggggttcccaatgatgattccaaagggcgacatctccatagagatgtgtcgggttggcacttgaaccaacaatgtgatatcacagccagtaggacaagcattcatcatatgcatcttctatctgtttgtttgctttgccgacttgtaattgtttACCTATgtgtataacatgtctaattgcctACTTGAATTACTTGAAATATATGCCTATACTTGTCTTTTACTTGCATTGCAATTagttgtgttttctactgggattgaggaggctaggaaggcggtggcaatgggatcgcatggaggataggttggtgaaggctgtgggacagctgAGAATTGTTAGTGAGAGAATCCTTTAAGATAGATTAACTCTTTTATTATGTTAAGGTTTTACTTATGCTTTACTGTTTTAGTTGTGAtttaagatgaatcttgtgatggatatgaagttctaggattgcctttggcattccggagtcttatatcttacatcactgggcactgttactatactgagaacctccggttctcataccatatttctgttgtatttttcagatgcaggtcgcaacccacctcagtgagttgcttggatggtgacagaagtggAGGATCCTTATCTGTCTTGGAtgtcttttgattattttgtttatatctctcacttttgtatttttactTTTGCATAGAGGCCTTTTtcgagagaaaaacttgtataagttgttttaaCTTCTAAACTTTTGTATGGTCTGTATATACTAGctagcttaaactccgcgagccgtggctagatctttatactattatactcctatcttttgttatattatatctgtttcttgtgcgttaagttagtagcttcgtgAGTACATTTTGTGCTTTTCAATTCCTGTTTTttagctatatccttcatcgggcttctagactatattaattctttctatatattatatgtatgagcttagaactgtcgtaacctttaATTACCTTTACTTTACGACACGAGGTAAGGCTTatggtaattagggtgttacacatctacacaagaacaattggcgccgtctgtggggacgagTAAAATAATTCCCACTCCCCTCAGGTTCATAAAACTTGATttacattcaaatttttgaaccaatttcaacaatcttgtttaagattttatttaataccttttatcaaattttaatctatCGTAATTTTTTATAAAGTATGTACTTTATACATTTGAATTGCTTCACTTTTACATATCATAAAATTTCACATGTCATAATCGATCAATAAATCAATCTGAGAACAAACTCGGCTT is a window encoding:
- the LOC140183047 gene encoding uncharacterized protein, with translation MATQRDTSGGLQTGGGSSRGRRRRGGGGGTQWILQYETGEVSVLGPNLVAETTEKIKKIRERILMAQSRQKSYADQRRKPLEFEEREHVALLPHLSNLHDVFHVSQLRKYTSDAAHVLEPESVELRENLTFHVTPVRIDDTRVKKLRGKEVSLVKVAWKRAGVEEHTWELESEMRNDYSELFSSNH